CGATTCGTAATTCGCCACAAGTCCTGTTTCTATACATATATTTTGCTCGTTTGCCATGTTTGAATTGCAAATTTACACATTTCTAACGTTGAAACCGCTTATCGATTAAAAAAAGCTGAAAAGTTTTGATATTATCGGGATAAAATCGTACTTTTGCACCCACGTTTTGAAAAGAACGACTCGGGGTGTAGCACAGTCCGGTTAGTGTACCTGCTTTGGGAGCAGGGGGTCGCGAGTTCGAATCCCGCCACCCCGACAGAGAGAGCCACTTGCATTTTTTGCGAGTGGTTTTGCTTTTATTCCCTATAAATATCAATTCTGTTTGTAGCATCCAGCAACGGTAAAGGTATGTTTATAAGGTCAATGGTGTAATGCATTAGTTTGTTCTCAAGGGTGTTATTGCTGACAAGACGGACTTCACGCGGAGCTTTTGCAATAGACCCCAACAAATTATCTTCCGCATCGTAGAAATCCAGGATAGTGCGCTTTTCTCCTTTCAAAAGCCCACCGGGTTGCGGCAGGTCTATTTCTCCGTTCTTTACCGTAAATTCCAAATGGAATGATTCATATCCGTAACCGTATCCGTATGCGCCATCGTTATGTCCACCCCAGTCGTAAAATCTTTCGGCTCTTTTTGCGATAATTTGATTTGTAACTTCAAGTTCCATACCATGCGACGTAATAATGAGATTGGTTTGGACTGCGCCAAGTTTTTCGGAAAGATTTTGTGCGTGAAGAAAGCTCACCGATAATAATTGTAATGCGATGATGGTGGAAATTGTGGCAAGATTTTTCATTGTTGATTCGATTTTATTTTATGGGCTTGTCGTACAAATTTAAACAAAATTATTGAACAATTGCCACAATTATATCCATCACGTTTGTACCTGTATTTCCGGTGATGATATGCCCTCCAACTTGTTGAAAAAAACGATAGGAGTCGCAATTGGAGAGGTAATGATTCGGGTCGATACCCTTCTCTACAGCCTTGGTCGCGGTTTCGTAATCCACAACTGCCCCTGCTGCGTCTGTAGGCCCGTCTGTACCGTCGGTGCCCGCACAAAGAATAGTGATGTTTTTTTTACAACAGATTTTTGTTGCTAAATACAAGGCCAGGTGTTGGTTACGCCCACCTAGTCCCTTCCCCGAAACTTTTACTGTGGGCTCTCCGCCGAATAGCAGGCAAACGGGTTTGTTACCGGTGGGCTTCTGATTATCGATTGTTTTCAGAATAAAATTGGCGGTTTCGGTGACATCCTCCTGTATACTGTCGGTTACTGTATGCGTTTCAAAGCCCAGTTCCATCGCCTTTTTTGCGGAGCTTTCGAGAGCGATACCATTACTACCGATAATGTAGTTGTGCACATTTTGAAAAACCGGATTGTCCGGTTTGGGAGTATCTGCAATTGAACCGTCTGCACCTTCGAGTAAATAATGCAACACAGACGAGGGAAGCCGGTTTTGTAGCGAATACTTATCAATAATAGTCAGTGCATCCGCAAAACTACTTGAATCACCCACAGTTGGCCCAGACGCAATCACGTCCAGCCTATCACCGACCACATCCGATAATATCAGGCACACCGTTGTTGCCGGAAAGAGTATCCGGGCGAGTTGACCTCCTTTAATTTTTGATAAATGCTTACGTACCGTATTAATTTCGGTAATATTCGCGCCGCATTTGGTCAGCAATTCATTGGTGCGTTTTAAATCATCGAGAGTTACACCTTCCGGGAAATCGGCCATTAAAGCCGATGCTCCTCCGGATATCAGGCAGATAACCAGGTCATCTTCGGTTGCTTTTCGGGCGATATTAACTATTTTTTGAGTACCTTTTACCCCCTCCGCATCGGGTATAGGATGACCAGCTTCGGTAAGTGTCAGGTAGTTCAGGTTCATTCCGTGTCCATACTTGGTGACAACGTGACCGTTTGTTATTTTGTCGCCTAAAACTTTTTCCACCCCCCTAGACATTGAGGCGGCTGCTTTACCGGCAGCTAAAACATAAATGTGCCTGAAACGGGATAACGGGAATCTCTTTTCTGCGACTTGCAATAGATCTCCAGAGAGTTTCACCTGTGATTGCATCAGCTTCTCAGGCAAGACACCGTTCACTCCGGCAAAAAATATCAGTTCGGCAATTTTTTTCATCTTTTCCGGTTACAACATGAAGAGCGAAGTCAGCCACACGCAAAGAAACGTTACAATTCCCATCACAACGGTGGCTGATGAGTATACCTTCAGCGCTGTATTTGAGCCGATTCCCGAGAACCGGGAAACCACCCAGAAGTAAGAATCATTGGCATGTGATACCATCATCGAACCTGCACCCATCGAGATCATTGCCAAAAGTTTTCCTGGTTCAGAGTCAAGTCCCAAAGCGGGTAGCATTGGTACAACGAAAGATGCAGCCGTGATAATTGCCACGGTAGAAGAACCTTGCGCCGTTTTTAAAATTGATGCTATGAGAAACGGAACGGCAAGTCCCAATCCCGTTTGCAGCAAAAACTCGCCCGCATAAGCGCCCACCCCGGTTTCCTTGATCACCAGCCCGAACATTCCTCCTGCACCGGTAACGATCAGTATCGGTCCAGCTTTTTCAATAGCAGATTCTAGGACTATATTGATATTTTTTATTGCCCTGTTTTTTAGTAGAAACAACGATAGCAATACCCCAATCATCAGTGAAACGATAGGTTGTCCGAGAAAAGCCAATCCTTTTAGTATAAAGTTGACATTGGAAATATCCAGTACGGTTAGCAACGAGCCGGTTGCTATAAGCAAAAGCGGTGTAACGATAGGTAACAAGGAAAGGTGAACCGGAGGAAGTTGTTCATTGCTCCGGATTTCATGATGAGAATTTTCGGTTTCTGTGTAAATGTCGTTTCGGGTTTGCCATTTAATCCACAAAAAGGCGGCCAAAGCTGCAGGAATAGCAAACAGTGCTCCCAAGACGATCAGCATACCCAGGTTGGCACCCAGAATCCCGGAGGCGGCCAAAGCACCGGGATGGGTGGGAGTGAGGCAATGAACTGAATAGAGCGAAGTCGCCAGTACAAATGCAATAAAAGGCAGCGCGACTTTGGCTTTGGAACTGAATGACTTTGCCAGTCCGCTCATAATGATATATCCAGAATCACAAAAAATGGGCAATCCTACAATGAACCCCGTGATTCCCATTGCCGAGGCAGCGTTCCGGTGTCCTGTCTTCGATAAAATATAATTGGCGATGCTGGCTGCACCACCGGTTTTTTCCAATACCACAGCAATGATTGCTCCAAAAATGATAAGAAATCCGATGGATGATACGGTGTTGCCGAAGCCCTGTTTAAGAATTTCCACGATGTCTTTACCTGGTAGTGCGATAACCGCAAGCAGTAAAGACACCATGAACAACGATGCAAATGCGTTGAGCTTTGTGACGGATGTAAGGATTACAATCAGTACGATGCTCAGCAGTACAAGAACGGAAATGGTAAGGATGCTCATGTGTATTTTTAGGTTTTTTACTGGCTTTCCGGTAAGAATTTTTCAGATTTTTTTGTTTAAACAGCTAATAACAGAGGTAAAATAAATATATTTTATGTGTTTATTTTAACGATCTTGTTTTATTGCGACCGTGAAATAGTTATCGGCGGGAATCAGAACTCCTTCCTGAAGTTGTTTTCTCTCTGTTTCGTGTTGACGTTCCTTCACTCCTTGTTGAAGAACTACGCCCACTTGTGTTCCCGCGCATTTGTGGCTGAACTTTCACCGGTTGTCCGATTTCTCCGCCATAATAATTGGTTTCTGCAGAACGGCTTGTGCTAGTACGCTGGGTAGTATTTGGTGTGGTCTGTCGAGCAGAAGTTCGCGCAGTGCGTGGTCGGGTTGTAGTCATTCTCCCTTCTTCAGTATTTGCAATCTGCCTGAGCTCTTCAGGCGATACGGCAGTACGTTGTGCTACCCGGCGGGTAACTTCTTGCTGCACACGCCGGTCGTCGGTTGAGTATTTGAATTTACGTCCTTCGCGAATGTTCCTGTCACCCCACTCGCGTGCGCGGTTTCGTTCTGCTTCTCGCCAATATACTGCCCTGCGTCCGTTTTCGTTGTATCCCCTTACGTACGGGATATTGCTGAAGTCGTAATAATCAATGTAATAATAGCGTGGATAGTGCGAATTGTAATAGTGATGATGCATCCAGGGGGTGTACACACTGCGGTTGACGATTACAATAAATGCATTATTCAGGTTGAATGCAGCGTAAATGGGCGGAAGCGTTGGTACGAAAAGCCAACGTCCGTTATTGAGATATACGAAATTGCGTGTGCCCAGATCGTAGTACGTTTCAATGTCGGGAAAATAGTAATAGCGCGTTCCAAAGTAATAATCGGGCGCCCATGCCGGATTGTAGTCGTAATAATTGTCGTAGTAATTGTTCTCCGCTGCCCCGTAATAGGAAGTTCCACAGCTTGTGAAACATAGAACCGTGATAAGTGCTATGAGAACGGTTGTTAATTTTGTAATAGCATTTTGCATTTCAGTGTCGGCTTTAAATAGTTATACAGCTAATTAACTTGTCTTCAATCCACAACCCATACATACC
This portion of the Petrimonas sulfuriphila genome encodes:
- a CDS encoding glycerate kinase, whose protein sequence is MKKIAELIFFAGVNGVLPEKLMQSQVKLSGDLLQVAEKRFPLSRFRHIYVLAAGKAAASMSRGVEKVLGDKITNGHVVTKYGHGMNLNYLTLTEAGHPIPDAEGVKGTQKIVNIARKATEDDLVICLISGGASALMADFPEGVTLDDLKRTNELLTKCGANITEINTVRKHLSKIKGGQLARILFPATTVCLILSDVVGDRLDVIASGPTVGDSSSFADALTIIDKYSLQNRLPSSVLHYLLEGADGSIADTPKPDNPVFQNVHNYIIGSNGIALESSAKKAMELGFETHTVTDSIQEDVTETANFILKTIDNQKPTGNKPVCLLFGGEPTVKVSGKGLGGRNQHLALYLATKICCKKNITILCAGTDGTDGPTDAAGAVVDYETATKAVEKGIDPNHYLSNCDSYRFFQQVGGHIITGNTGTNVMDIIVAIVQ
- a CDS encoding GntP family permease: MSILTISVLVLLSIVLIVILTSVTKLNAFASLFMVSLLLAVIALPGKDIVEILKQGFGNTVSSIGFLIIFGAIIAVVLEKTGGAASIANYILSKTGHRNAASAMGITGFIVGLPIFCDSGYIIMSGLAKSFSSKAKVALPFIAFVLATSLYSVHCLTPTHPGALAASGILGANLGMLIVLGALFAIPAALAAFLWIKWQTRNDIYTETENSHHEIRSNEQLPPVHLSLLPIVTPLLLIATGSLLTVLDISNVNFILKGLAFLGQPIVSLMIGVLLSLFLLKNRAIKNINIVLESAIEKAGPILIVTGAGGMFGLVIKETGVGAYAGEFLLQTGLGLAVPFLIASILKTAQGSSTVAIITAASFVVPMLPALGLDSEPGKLLAMISMGAGSMMVSHANDSYFWVVSRFSGIGSNTALKVYSSATVVMGIVTFLCVWLTSLFML